A window of the Homo sapiens chromosome 18, GRCh38.p14 Primary Assembly genome harbors these coding sequences:
- the SYT4 gene encoding synaptotagmin-4, translating into MAPITTSREEFDEIPTVVGIFSAFGLVFTVSLFAWICCQRKSSKSNKTPPYKFVHVLKGVDIYPENLNSKKKFGADDKNEVKNKPAVPKNSLHLDLEKRDLNGNFPKTNLKPGSPSDLENATPKLFLEGEKESVSPESLKSSTSLTSEEKQEKLGTLFFSLEYNFERKAFVVNIKEARGLPAMDEQSMTSDPYIKMTILPEKKHKVKTRVLRKTLDPAFDETFTFYGIPYTQIQELALHFTILSFDRFSRDDIIGEVLIPLSGIELSEGKMLMNREIIKRNVRKSSGRGELLISLCYQSTTNTLTVVVLKARHLPKSDVSGLSDPYVKVNLYHAKKRISKKKTHVKKCTPNAVFNELFVFDIPCEGLEDISVEFLVLDSERGSRNEVIGQLVLGAAAEGTGGEHWKEICDYPRRQIAKWHVLCDG; encoded by the exons ATGAAATCCCCACAGTGGTGGGGATCTTCAGTGCATTTGGCCTGGTCTTCACAGTCTCTCTCTTTGCATGGATCTGCTGTCAGAGAAAATCATCCAAGTCTAACAAGACTCCTCCATACAAGTTTGTGCATGTGCTTAAGGGAGTTGATATTTACCCTGAAAACCTAAATAGCAAAAAGAAGTTTGGAGCAGATGATAAAAAtgaagtaaagaataagccagctGTGCCAAAGAATTCATTGCATCTGGATCTTGAAAAGAGAGATCTCAATGGCAATTTTCCCAAAACCAACCTCAAACCTGGCAGTCCTTCTGATCTGGAGAATGCAACCCCGAAGCTCTTTTTAGAAGGGGAAAAAGAGTCAGTTTCCCCTGAGAGTTTAAAGTCCAGCACTTCCCTTACTTCAGAAGAGAAACAAGAGAAGCTGGGAACTCTCTTCTTCTCCTTAGAATACAACTTCGAGAGAAAAGCATTTGTGGTCAATATCAAGGAAGCCCGTGGCTTGCCAGCCATGGATGAGCAGTCGATGACCTCTGACCCATATATCAAAATGACGATCCTCCCAGAGAAGAAGCATAAAGTGAAAACTAGAGTGCTGAGAAAAACCTTGGATCCAGCTTTTGATGAGACCTTTACATTCTATGGGATACCCTACACCCAAATCCAAGAATTGGCCTTGCACTTCACAATTTTGAGTTTTGACAGGTTTTCAAGAGATGATATCATTGGGGAAGTTCTAATTCCTCTCTCGGGAATTGAATTatctgaaggaaaaatgttaatgaATAGAGAGATCATCAAGAGAAATGTTAGG AAGTCTTCAGGACGGGGTGAGTTACTGATCTCTCTCTGCTATCAGTCCACCACAAACACTCTAACTGTGGTTGTCTTAAAAGCTCGACATCTGCCTAAATCTGATGTGTCCGGACTTTCAG ATCCCTATGTCAAAGTGAACCTGTACCATGCCAAAAAGAGAATCTCCAAGAAGAAGACTCATGTGAAGAAATGCACCCCCAATGCAGTGTTCAATGAGCTGTTTGTCTTTGATATTCCTTGTGAGGGCCTTGAAGATATAAGTGTTGAATTTTTGGTTTTGGATTCTGAAAGGGGGTCCCGAAATGAGGTAATCGGGCAGTTAGTCTTGGGTGCAGCAGCAGAAGGAACTGGTGGAGAGCACTGGAAAGAGATCTGTGACTACCCCAGGAGACAAATTGCCAAGTGGCACGTGCTCTGTGATGGTTAG